A genomic region of Peptoniphilus sp. ING2-D1G contains the following coding sequences:
- the asnS gene encoding Asparagine-tRNA ligase (Aminoacyl-tRNA synthetases are a group of enzymes which activate amino acids and transfer them to specific tRNA molecules as the first step in protein biosynthesis. In prokaryotic organisms there are at least twenty different types of aminoacyl-tRNA synthetases, one for each different amino acid. In eukaryotes there are generally two aminoacyl-tRNA synthetases for each different amino acid: one cytosolic form and a mitochondrial form. While all these enzymes have a common function, they are widely diverse in terms of subunit size and of quaternary structure; High confidence in function and specificity): MTINEILKNSGEYINKNLKLEGWIKTSRNSKNFGFIELNDGTCFNTLQVVYDDNLENFSEIGKYPISSSLFVEGKLVESPGAKQPFEIHATKIIPYCISDSDYPLQKKRHTMEYLRTIAHLRARSNTFNAVFRVRSILAFAIHKFFQERGFVYVNTPIITASDAEGAGEMFQVTTLDLNNVPMENGKIDYSEDFFGKETNLTVSGQLEAEAFALAFKNVYTFGPTFRAENSNTQRHAAEFWMIEPELAFADNNKNMEVAEEMLKYIIKYVFENAKSEMEFFNNFIDKDLINRLENILNSDFGRITYTEAVEILQKSGKEFKYPVSWGMDLQTEHERYLTEEIYKKPLFVTNYPKEIKAFYMKENPDKKTVAAMDLLVPGVGEIIGGSQREDNLKILEAKMKNNNMNTQDYKWYLDLRRYGSVVHSGYGLGFERAVMYITGMKNIRDVIPFPRTVGQAEF, translated from the coding sequence ATGACTATTAATGAAATATTAAAGAATAGCGGAGAGTATATAAATAAAAATTTAAAACTTGAGGGATGGATTAAAACCAGCAGAAATTCGAAGAATTTCGGTTTTATAGAACTTAATGACGGAACTTGTTTTAACACTCTTCAGGTTGTATATGACGATAATTTGGAAAATTTCTCGGAAATAGGCAAGTATCCCATAAGTTCCTCACTTTTTGTAGAAGGTAAATTAGTTGAAAGCCCGGGAGCAAAACAACCCTTTGAAATTCATGCAACCAAGATTATCCCATACTGCATATCGGACAGCGACTATCCTCTTCAAAAGAAAAGACATACAATGGAATATTTAAGAACTATAGCACATCTGAGAGCTCGTTCCAATACCTTCAATGCGGTTTTCAGGGTAAGATCCATCCTTGCCTTTGCAATTCATAAATTCTTTCAAGAAAGAGGGTTTGTATATGTAAATACTCCTATAATAACTGCATCTGATGCTGAAGGGGCAGGAGAGATGTTCCAAGTTACAACTCTTGATCTAAACAACGTGCCTATGGAAAATGGCAAGATTGATTACAGTGAGGATTTTTTTGGAAAAGAAACAAATTTAACCGTTTCAGGACAGCTTGAAGCGGAAGCCTTTGCTTTGGCCTTTAAAAACGTGTATACTTTTGGGCCGACCTTTAGGGCGGAAAACTCAAATACACAGAGACATGCTGCGGAATTTTGGATGATTGAGCCTGAACTTGCCTTTGCCGATAACAATAAAAACATGGAAGTTGCAGAGGAAATGCTTAAATATATAATTAAATATGTTTTTGAAAACGCAAAATCGGAAATGGAATTCTTTAATAATTTCATAGATAAGGATTTGATCAATAGACTTGAAAATATATTAAATTCGGACTTTGGCAGAATAACTTACACTGAAGCTGTAGAAATTCTTCAAAAATCAGGAAAGGAATTTAAGTATCCAGTAAGTTGGGGTATGGACCTGCAAACTGAACACGAAAGATATTTAACGGAAGAAATTTATAAAAAACCTCTTTTTGTAACGAATTATCCTAAGGAAATCAAGGCTTTCTACATGAAAGAAAATCCGGATAAAAAGACAGTTGCCGCAATGGACTTACTCGTTCCGGGGGTAGGAGAAATAATAGGCGGATCTCAAAGAGAGGACAATCTTAAAATCCTTGAAGCTAAGATGAAGAATAATAATATGAACACTCAGGACTATAAATGGTATTTGGATTTAAGAAGATATGGAAGTGTGGTTCATTCAGGTTATGGTTTGGGCTTTGAAAGAGCCGTTATGTATATTACGGGAATGAAAAATATAAGAGATGTAATACCTTTCCCGAGAACTGTTGGACAAGCGGAATTTTAG
- the leuS gene encoding Leucine-tRNA ligase (Leucine-tRNA ligase is an alpha monomer that belongs to class Ia. The crystal structure of leucine-tRNA ligase from the hyperthermophile Thermus thermophilus has an overall architecture that is; High confidence in function and specificity) → MENYNPNKIEKKWQDFWDEHETYVAKNEYDKKKFYALVEFPYPSGQGLHVGHPRPYTALDIVARMRRYQGYNVLYPMGWDAFGLPTENFAIKNKIHPKIVTERNIKKFKEQLKSIGFSFDWSREINTTDPQYYKWTQWIFLQFFKQGLAYKSEMPINWCPSCKIGLANEEVVSGKCERCGNDVIHKVKSQWMLKITAYAQRLLDDLDDVDYIERVKTQQKNWIGRSEGAEIKFNIKGTDENLDVFTTRPDTIFGATYMVVAPEHPLIEKYRNQIENIDEVEEYREKISKKSEFERTELTKDKTGVELKGIKAVNPLTEKDIPVFISDYVLMSYGKGAIMAVPAHDQRDYEFAKKFNQEIIPVIEGSDISECANVDTDKGIMMNSGFLNGLSVKDAIEKAMDELEKRGLAHRQVNFKLRDWVFSRQRYWGEPIPLVYCEDCGWVPVDESELPVILPEVENYEPTDDGESPLSKMDSWVNTTCPKCGKSAKRETDTMPQWAGSSWYFLRYTDPENDKAFASKEALEYWTPVDWYNGGMEHTTLHLLYSRFWHKFLYDIGVVPTKEPYMKRTSHGMILGDNGEKMSKSRGNVINPDEIVEDYGADTLRTYEMFIGDFEKNAPWSDNGVKGCRRFLERVWNLADIVNSKDEYSEKLESNIHKTIKKVTYDYENLKANTAIASLMTLVNNFNAEGEISRKDFATFLMLLNPVAPHITEELWIKLNLGGYLNEQSWPQYDEAKTIDDVVEIPVQFNGKVRFQVEVEKDADQDTVREIAKQNKIYAQYTEGKNIVKEIYIPGKIYNIVVK, encoded by the coding sequence ATGGAAAATTACAATCCAAATAAGATAGAAAAAAAATGGCAAGATTTTTGGGATGAACATGAGACTTATGTTGCAAAAAATGAATATGATAAAAAAAAGTTTTATGCCTTAGTAGAATTTCCTTACCCATCAGGACAAGGACTTCATGTGGGACATCCAAGACCCTATACTGCCCTTGATATAGTTGCCAGGATGAGGAGATATCAAGGATATAATGTTTTATATCCCATGGGCTGGGACGCCTTTGGACTTCCAACGGAAAACTTTGCGATAAAAAATAAAATCCATCCTAAAATCGTAACTGAAAGAAATATAAAGAAATTTAAGGAACAATTAAAATCCATAGGATTCTCCTTTGACTGGTCAAGAGAAATAAACACTACAGATCCTCAGTATTATAAATGGACACAATGGATATTTTTGCAATTTTTTAAACAAGGTCTTGCATATAAGAGTGAAATGCCGATAAACTGGTGCCCTTCCTGCAAAATAGGACTTGCAAATGAAGAAGTTGTTTCAGGTAAGTGCGAAAGATGCGGAAATGATGTGATTCACAAAGTAAAAAGCCAATGGATGCTGAAGATAACCGCCTATGCGCAAAGGCTTTTGGACGATCTTGACGATGTCGACTATATAGAAAGAGTAAAAACTCAACAAAAAAATTGGATAGGCAGAAGTGAAGGTGCTGAAATAAAATTTAATATCAAGGGAACCGATGAAAATCTGGACGTTTTTACCACAAGACCCGACACGATATTCGGAGCAACTTATATGGTTGTAGCTCCTGAACACCCTTTAATTGAAAAATACAGAAATCAAATTGAAAATATTGATGAAGTTGAAGAATATAGAGAAAAAATTTCTAAAAAATCCGAATTTGAGAGGACGGAACTCACAAAGGACAAAACCGGAGTGGAACTAAAGGGGATTAAAGCGGTAAATCCACTTACAGAAAAGGATATTCCAGTATTCATATCCGACTATGTATTGATGAGTTATGGAAAGGGAGCCATTATGGCTGTACCGGCTCATGATCAAAGAGACTATGAATTTGCAAAAAAATTCAATCAGGAAATAATCCCTGTAATAGAAGGCTCCGATATAAGCGAATGTGCAAATGTCGATACCGATAAGGGAATAATGATGAATTCCGGGTTTTTAAACGGACTCAGCGTAAAGGATGCAATTGAAAAAGCTATGGATGAGCTTGAAAAAAGAGGTCTTGCACACAGACAAGTCAACTTTAAATTGAGAGACTGGGTATTTTCAAGACAAAGATATTGGGGAGAGCCAATTCCTCTGGTTTATTGTGAAGATTGCGGCTGGGTACCTGTGGATGAATCGGAGTTACCTGTAATTTTACCTGAGGTTGAAAATTATGAGCCGACGGATGACGGTGAAAGCCCTCTGTCTAAAATGGACTCATGGGTCAATACCACCTGTCCGAAATGTGGTAAATCCGCCAAGAGAGAAACCGATACAATGCCGCAATGGGCAGGATCTTCATGGTATTTTTTAAGATACACCGATCCCGAAAACGACAAAGCTTTTGCATCGAAGGAAGCTCTTGAATACTGGACTCCTGTAGACTGGTACAACGGAGGGATGGAACACACTACACTACATCTTTTATACTCGAGATTTTGGCATAAATTCTTATACGACATAGGAGTTGTCCCTACAAAAGAGCCTTATATGAAGAGAACTTCCCATGGAATGATCCTTGGAGACAATGGGGAAAAAATGTCTAAATCCAGGGGTAACGTAATTAATCCCGATGAAATTGTAGAAGATTATGGAGCAGATACCCTTAGAACCTATGAAATGTTCATAGGAGACTTTGAAAAGAATGCACCATGGTCTGATAATGGAGTTAAAGGTTGCAGAAGATTTTTGGAAAGAGTATGGAACTTAGCGGATATAGTAAATAGTAAGGACGAATATTCCGAAAAACTTGAATCCAATATCCACAAAACCATAAAAAAAGTCACCTATGACTATGAAAATTTAAAGGCCAATACAGCAATTGCATCACTCATGACATTGGTAAATAACTTTAATGCAGAAGGAGAAATATCAAGAAAGGACTTTGCCACATTCTTGATGCTTTTAAATCCCGTTGCACCTCATATAACAGAAGAATTATGGATAAAATTAAATCTTGGCGGATATCTAAATGAACAAAGTTGGCCACAATACGATGAAGCAAAAACTATTGATGATGTGGTGGAAATTCCTGTGCAATTTAATGGGAAGGTCAGATTCCAAGTGGAAGTTGAAAAAGATGCCGACCAAGACACTGTAAGAGAAATTGCAAAACAAAATAAAATATATGCACAATATACAGAAGGCAAGAACATAGTTAAGGAAATATATATTCCAGGAAAGATATATAATATAGTTGTAAAATGA
- a CDS encoding Hypothetical protein (High confidence in function and specificity) has translation MNSMTGYGLGIGSNENVSVKVEIKSVNNRYSDINIKLPKILLYIEDKIKKYIKDKVYRGKIDVFINVDFLNIKNFKVGVNTALAKEYYEALSSIKKDLDFKEDIKLRDIYLMQGVLTNEPEEIDENIYMGVIQKALEEAVNNFIAMRNREGENIKQVFENSLDHIKKIAEFIRVKSPAVIEENTEKLKKTIKENVDEDKLDLQRLSTEVAIMCDKLSIDEEITRIFIHLGQFNDIINESGAIGRRLDFLVQELNREVNTIGSKTTDIEILNSVVDLKSEIEKLREQIQNIE, from the coding sequence ATGAACAGTATGACAGGTTATGGGCTGGGAATCGGCTCCAATGAAAATGTGAGCGTGAAGGTTGAAATCAAATCCGTTAATAACAGATACAGCGATATAAATATAAAACTTCCGAAAATACTTTTATACATTGAAGATAAAATAAAGAAATACATCAAGGATAAAGTGTATAGAGGGAAGATAGACGTATTTATAAATGTGGATTTTTTAAATATAAAAAATTTTAAAGTCGGAGTCAACACCGCTCTTGCCAAGGAATATTACGAGGCGCTCAGCTCAATAAAAAAAGATTTAGATTTCAAAGAGGATATTAAGCTTAGAGATATTTATTTAATGCAAGGTGTGTTGACAAACGAACCCGAAGAAATAGATGAAAATATTTACATGGGGGTTATTCAAAAAGCCTTAGAGGAAGCCGTAAACAATTTTATAGCGATGCGAAATAGAGAAGGAGAAAATATTAAGCAAGTTTTTGAAAATTCTCTGGATCATATAAAAAAAATTGCGGAATTTATTAGGGTTAAATCTCCCGCGGTAATAGAAGAAAACACCGAAAAACTGAAAAAAACTATTAAAGAAAATGTAGATGAGGATAAATTAGATCTTCAAAGGCTCTCTACAGAAGTTGCCATAATGTGTGATAAACTTTCAATTGATGAAGAAATAACCAGAATTTTTATTCATTTAGGGCAATTTAATGATATAATTAATGAATCTGGAGCTATTGGACGAAGACTGGATTTTTTAGTTCAAGAACTTAATAGAGAGGTCAATACCATAGGTTCCAAAACCACAGATATTGAGATTTTGAATTCCGTAGTGGATTTAAAGTCCGAAATTGAAAAACTCAGAGAACAAATTCAAAATATAGAATAA
- the gmk gene encoding Guanylate kinase (Guanylate kinase (GK) catalyzes the ATP-dependent phosphorylation of GMP into GDP. It is essential for recycling GMP and indirectly, cGMP. In prokaryotes (such as Escherichia coli), lower eukaryotes (such as yeast) and in vertebrates, GK is a highly conserved monomeric protein of about 200 amino acids. GK has been shown to be structurally; High confidence in function and specificity), giving the protein MSGGFLLVLSGPSGSGKGTVSEALMKENDEIVFSTSVTTRTPRPNEINGDNYFFTTIEEFEKMVENDELLEYAFVHTNYYGTPKKFVFDEIEKGEIVLLEIDVQGALQIKEKYKEAVFIFLLPPKMSELKNRLIKRDTETEEEINTRYKNAFKELDFVGEYDYFVVNNKVEQAVEDIENIIAAERLRVKRHKNIKEQVL; this is encoded by the coding sequence TTGTCAGGTGGATTTTTACTAGTTTTATCTGGGCCTTCAGGTAGTGGCAAGGGAACAGTCAGTGAAGCATTAATGAAAGAAAATGATGAAATTGTATTTTCAACATCTGTCACCACGAGAACTCCAAGACCTAATGAAATTAACGGAGATAATTACTTTTTTACTACCATTGAAGAATTTGAAAAAATGGTAGAAAATGATGAATTGCTTGAATATGCTTTTGTGCACACAAATTATTACGGAACACCTAAGAAATTTGTATTTGATGAAATTGAAAAGGGAGAAATTGTACTTCTTGAAATCGATGTGCAAGGAGCTTTGCAAATTAAAGAAAAATATAAAGAGGCTGTATTTATTTTTCTTCTTCCACCAAAGATGAGTGAACTTAAAAACAGACTTATTAAAAGAGATACTGAAACTGAAGAGGAAATTAACACAAGGTATAAAAATGCTTTTAAGGAACTTGATTTTGTGGGAGAATATGACTATTTTGTAGTTAATAACAAGGTTGAACAGGCAGTTGAGGATATTGAAAATATAATTGCAGCCGAGAGACTTAGAGTAAAAAGGCATAAGAACATAAAAGAACAAGTTCTTTAA
- a CDS encoding putative DNA-directed RNA polymerase (This small component of highly purified E. coli RNA polymerase is not required for transcription, but acts in assembly and is present in stochiometric amounts. The trusted cutoff excludes archaeal homologs but captures some organellar sequences [Transcription, DNA-dependent RNA polymerase]; Family membership) has product MIIPSFEQLEKITDSRYSLSVLVSKRARKIVDGAKPLIDTENSKPVSIAIEEAVKGAIVFGEPMSDKQYRAKMEREKTEKIEALRNERQKTQESVKREIGEDSEENAQE; this is encoded by the coding sequence ATGATAATACCATCCTTTGAACAACTGGAAAAAATAACGGATTCAAGATATTCCTTATCTGTTCTTGTTTCAAAAAGGGCAAGAAAAATAGTAGACGGAGCTAAACCTTTAATTGATACGGAAAACAGCAAGCCTGTTTCCATTGCCATTGAAGAGGCTGTTAAAGGGGCAATAGTTTTTGGTGAACCTATGAGCGATAAGCAATACAGAGCGAAGATGGAAAGAGAAAAAACAGAAAAAATAGAAGCATTAAGAAATGAAAGACAAAAAACTCAAGAATCTGTTAAAAGAGAAATAGGAGAAGATTCTGAAGAAAATGCTCAGGAATAA
- a CDS encoding Phosphopantothenoylcysteine decarboxylase (N-((R)-4'-phosphopantothenoyl)-L-cysteine <=> pantotheine 4'-phosphate + CO(2); High confidence in function and specificity) has product MLRNKNILLAITGGIAAYKSPAIASILRKKQANVKTVMTSAACEFITPLTMQTMTSNVVHVDMFNQLVDMDVEHVELAKWADIIVVAPATANTIAKFANGICDNLLTTVLMASRSKVIMAPAMNTYMLKNAANIHNMDILKNRGVKILKTQSDLLACNDVGEGKMLEPEQIVEAIESELTEKDLSGKRIVVTAGPTIEAIDPVRFLSNHSSGKMGYALSKRAKYRGAEVTLISGPTSIAPPNVDNFIRITSTEDMFEAVKDNFDECDVLIKAAAPADFRPKNISEEKIKKEKNALNTIELEENIDIAKYFGSIKKNQIIVGFAAESIDEIEHGIEKLKKKNFDMIVINNIKQEGAGFKSDTNIASIIDKNKNIEKLEKMDKEELANIILNKVVNLF; this is encoded by the coding sequence ATGCTCAGGAATAAAAATATTTTATTAGCGATTACAGGGGGTATAGCAGCTTATAAATCACCTGCTATAGCCAGCATATTAAGAAAAAAACAAGCCAATGTCAAAACCGTAATGACATCGGCGGCCTGTGAATTTATCACACCATTGACTATGCAAACCATGACATCAAATGTGGTGCATGTAGATATGTTTAACCAATTGGTAGACATGGATGTGGAACATGTGGAGTTGGCAAAATGGGCAGATATTATAGTTGTGGCTCCTGCAACGGCAAATACAATTGCTAAATTTGCAAATGGGATATGTGATAATCTGTTGACTACAGTTTTAATGGCGAGCAGATCCAAGGTTATAATGGCTCCGGCAATGAACACATATATGCTAAAGAACGCTGCAAATATACATAACATGGATATTCTCAAAAACAGAGGAGTTAAAATTTTAAAAACTCAATCTGATCTTTTAGCGTGCAATGATGTCGGAGAAGGTAAAATGCTTGAACCGGAACAAATCGTCGAAGCCATTGAAAGTGAGCTTACAGAAAAAGATTTATCAGGAAAGAGAATAGTTGTAACCGCAGGACCGACAATAGAGGCAATAGATCCGGTGAGATTTTTGTCAAATCACTCCAGCGGTAAAATGGGATATGCTCTTTCAAAGAGAGCAAAATACAGGGGTGCTGAAGTAACCCTTATATCAGGACCTACGAGCATAGCACCGCCTAATGTAGATAATTTTATAAGAATCACCAGTACCGAGGATATGTTTGAAGCGGTAAAGGATAACTTTGATGAATGCGACGTATTGATAAAAGCTGCGGCGCCGGCTGATTTCAGACCTAAAAACATATCTGAAGAAAAGATAAAAAAAGAAAAAAATGCATTAAATACTATAGAATTGGAAGAAAATATAGATATAGCAAAATATTTTGGCTCAATTAAAAAAAACCAAATAATAGTCGGATTTGCAGCTGAAAGCATAGACGAAATTGAACACGGAATTGAGAAATTAAAAAAGAAAAATTTCGACATGATAGTCATAAACAATATAAAGCAAGAGGGAGCCGGATTTAAAAGCGACACAAATATTGCAAGCATTATCGATAAAAATAAAAATATCGAAAAGCTGGAAAAAATGGATAAAGAAGAGCTTGCAAACATAATTTTAAATAAGGTTGTAAATTTATTTTAA
- a CDS encoding primosomal protein N` (All proteins in this family for which functions are known are components of the primosome which is involved in replication, repair, and recombination; High confidence in function and specificity), with the protein MKYAKVFIENSISKIGNLYTYKAEDSLDLKLGVRVVVPFGKGNRREIAVVVDIIEDIEDKSYEIKNIIEIIDFEPIINKDLIELGFWMSKKYLTQISKSFSPILPPGDIRKINRKIKILKQDLSIEEEKILKPVIENNYSLENLQKDENFKYKIRELIENKTIKLDFEILSIGGGKFQNFVKIKDDYINTISKNQLKLSDKQLAVMEYLSDKKEAKLSDILRELKISDSPIKTLESKGLLSIYKSRVERKTYDAVYKNKFHNLNMEQLQIYNSIIKDDPSVSLIHGLTGSGKTEIYLKLSKEITSKGGQVIVLLPEIGLTPQMIERFKGVFRDRVAVMHSKLSLGERYDSWQRIKNGDVDIVIGARSAVFAPFENLKMIIVDEEHDSSYRFHNALRYNAIDVAIKRMEILSGKVILGSATPDVCDYYLAKNNKFKLYELKKRAVEGAKLPNINIVDMRDELVKGNMSIFSSLLSQQIDEKLKNNEQIILFLNRRGFSNFVACRSCGHVIKCDNCDISMTYHRDMNILRCHYCGSTKNLVTICPQCGSKYIRQFGIGTQRVEEEVKKIFGNAQVLRMDRDTMSQKNSYDIIYEKMKNHEVDILVGTQMLAKGLDFDNVTLVGVIAADLSLFISDYRANETTFQLLTQVSGRSGRGKKEGEVVIQSYNPENYAVLFAKKSDYIGFYNKEIEYRRLFKYPPFVKMVNIYFISQKDKYLDNTAHKFLKDLENIIENIYIEHTRVISLPKIKRQHRNKLTIKVKPDELQILMDKIKEVMKLNEKIFEKHKIFIDIEFI; encoded by the coding sequence ATGAAATATGCAAAGGTATTTATAGAAAACAGCATATCTAAAATAGGAAATTTATACACATATAAAGCGGAGGACTCCTTGGATTTAAAACTTGGAGTCCGTGTTGTTGTACCCTTCGGGAAGGGAAACAGACGTGAAATTGCTGTAGTTGTGGATATTATAGAGGATATTGAAGATAAGAGTTATGAAATAAAAAACATAATTGAAATAATAGATTTTGAGCCTATAATTAACAAAGATTTAATTGAACTGGGATTTTGGATGTCTAAAAAATATTTAACCCAAATATCCAAGAGTTTTTCACCCATACTTCCACCGGGAGATATCAGAAAAATAAACAGAAAAATAAAAATCTTAAAGCAAGATTTGAGCATTGAAGAAGAGAAAATTTTAAAACCTGTTATAGAAAACAATTATTCTTTGGAAAATTTGCAAAAAGATGAAAACTTTAAATATAAAATCAGAGAATTGATAGAAAACAAAACCATCAAATTGGATTTTGAAATTCTGTCAATTGGTGGAGGAAAGTTTCAAAATTTTGTCAAAATAAAAGACGATTATATAAATACAATTTCTAAAAATCAATTAAAATTATCCGATAAGCAATTAGCGGTAATGGAATATTTGTCGGATAAAAAAGAAGCCAAACTATCGGATATATTAAGAGAGTTGAAAATTTCTGATTCACCGATAAAAACACTTGAATCCAAAGGATTACTATCCATATATAAATCCCGCGTTGAAAGAAAAACCTATGATGCGGTTTATAAAAATAAATTTCATAATTTAAATATGGAACAACTTCAAATATATAATTCGATTATAAAGGATGATCCGAGTGTTTCTTTAATTCATGGACTCACAGGTTCCGGCAAGACGGAAATATACTTAAAACTTTCCAAAGAAATCACATCTAAGGGAGGTCAAGTTATAGTATTGCTTCCTGAAATAGGGCTTACTCCGCAAATGATTGAGAGGTTTAAGGGAGTTTTTAGGGATAGAGTTGCAGTTATGCACTCCAAACTTTCCTTGGGAGAAAGATATGATTCTTGGCAAAGGATAAAAAACGGAGACGTGGATATTGTAATCGGAGCAAGATCGGCGGTATTTGCACCCTTTGAAAACTTAAAGATGATAATTGTAGATGAAGAGCACGACAGTTCCTATAGATTTCACAATGCGTTAAGATATAATGCCATAGATGTTGCAATTAAGAGAATGGAAATTTTATCGGGTAAAGTAATTCTTGGATCTGCAACTCCTGATGTATGTGATTATTATCTTGCAAAGAATAATAAATTTAAATTATATGAGCTGAAAAAGCGTGCGGTTGAAGGAGCAAAATTACCCAATATCAATATAGTGGATATGCGAGATGAACTTGTAAAGGGCAATATGTCCATATTCAGCTCCTTACTGTCCCAACAAATTGATGAGAAACTCAAAAATAATGAGCAGATAATTCTTTTTTTAAACAGAAGGGGTTTTTCAAATTTTGTGGCTTGCAGATCCTGTGGTCATGTAATTAAGTGTGATAACTGTGATATATCCATGACTTATCACAGAGATATGAACATATTGAGATGTCACTATTGCGGTAGCACAAAAAATCTTGTAACAATTTGCCCGCAATGTGGTAGCAAGTATATAAGACAATTTGGCATAGGAACGCAAAGAGTGGAAGAAGAAGTAAAAAAAATCTTCGGAAATGCTCAAGTTCTTAGGATGGACAGGGACACAATGTCTCAAAAAAATTCCTACGATATAATATACGAGAAGATGAAAAACCACGAGGTCGATATACTTGTAGGTACTCAAATGCTTGCAAAGGGATTGGATTTTGACAATGTTACTCTTGTTGGAGTAATAGCTGCGGACCTATCACTTTTCATATCCGATTATAGAGCTAATGAAACAACTTTTCAATTGTTAACCCAAGTTTCAGGAAGGTCCGGAAGGGGTAAAAAAGAGGGAGAGGTTGTAATTCAATCCTACAATCCTGAAAATTATGCTGTACTATTTGCTAAAAAATCTGATTATATAGGATTTTATAACAAAGAAATAGAATACAGAAGGCTTTTTAAATATCCGCCCTTTGTTAAGATGGTAAATATTTATTTCATTTCCCAAAAGGACAAGTACTTGGACAATACAGCTCACAAATTTCTAAAGGATTTAGAAAATATTATTGAAAATATTTATATAGAACACACAAGGGTAATCAGTTTACCTAAAATCAAAAGGCAGCATAGAAATAAGCTTACTATTAAAGTAAAACCTGATGAATTGCAGATTTTAATGGATAAAATAAAAGAAGTTATGAAATTAAATGAAAAAATATTTGAAAAACATAAAATTTTTATTGATATAGAATTTATATAA